CGGAGTGATGACGATTAGAAATGGGCAGGATGCTTTCTATAATTATCTTTCGGTAGGTAATTGTAGTGCGGTATGCCGTTTGAATGATGGACGGTTGCTTTGGGCAAATTCTTGGGGATTGATTTTCTTTGATCCCTCTGCTACGAAAGCGGATTGTGAAAGAAGGCAGCTGATGCTGACAGATATAGAAGTGGGTGGAGAAACGATCTTGGCTGGGGAGAAACGAAATGGACAGTTGATTCTTTCAGGTTCTCCGGAACAACAGAAAAAGCTTGTATTCAATTCTGATAACAATGATTTCCATTTGTTCTTTTCCGATTTAGGTTATGGGATGGCTGAACGTAAGATAGCTTATCGATTACTTCCCTTAGATAAGGATTGGAGAATGGTGCCACTTTCGGAAGGCTTATGGTTCAATGGACTGTCTGCCGGAAAATATACTTTGCAGGCGAAACTTGTATTTCCGGATGGTAAGGAAGGGGATGTGAATGAGATTCTTATGGTTGTGAAAGATAAATGGTTTCAAACTATTTGGGCTTATATAGCTTATGTTTTGTTACTTGTCGCATTTTCTTGTTTTTTCTACATTTATTTTAAGAAGAAAGAGCAGCGTAAGCAGATGCACCGTGACCGGGAGATGGTATTGAAAGAGAACTTGAGCCTGGAGAAGATGAAGCAGACTCAAAAGAAGGAGATAGAAGCTTTGCGGAACGGCTTGCTTATGTTGTTTGTACAGGAATTGCGTACTCCTCTTTCGTTGATCATTGCTCCGTTGAAAGAATTACAGAAAGACAATTCCCAAATATCGAACCTTTCTTTGCAGGTTGCATACCGGAATTCGCTTCGTATGGTTGATGCTTGTGATCAACTACTGGCTATATACCGACAGGGGAATCCGGAAACGAAGTTGGAAGTAGCTCCCTATTCGGTAGAAAAGATGATTGACAGTAGTGTTTTTGGAGTCCGTGATTTGTTGAAAGTATATCCGATTGATTTTCGTTGCGAGAAAAGGGTCAAGAAAGAACTAGAATTCTATGTAAATAAGAAGAAACTAGAATTTATTATTCATAATCTGTTGACAAATGCTTTCACTCATACGCATTATGCAGGAACAGTTTATTTTTCTGTTTGTGAAATAATAGAGAATAATGTGCATTATGTCAGTCTGACAGTAGAGGATAATGGAATGAAGAAGGTGAGAACTTCCGAGCAATTGATGAGTGAGAACGGGACATTGGATAATGATTTATCTGCCGCACAGTTAGGCTTTTCTATTATGCGGCAGATGATAGAGGCGCATCAAGGAACAATCTCATTGGAAAGTGTTGAAGGAAAGGGGACAAAGGTAACGGTGAATCTTCCGGTAGATAGAGCCGTCCTGGAAAGTGAGCCGAATATATTGTTTATTGATCCGGAAGAACTGCCTGAAGTAGAACCGGAAGTGTTGGATCAACTCAAAGCTGATTCGAAAATTAGCGAAAATATAGGGAGACAGGGTCCAATACTTTTTCCGGGAGTATTGTCTCCTAAAGAAATGGCACAATCTGTGACAAATGAAGAGAAAAAGACAATATTAATTGTGGAAGATCATAAAGATATTCGGCTTTATCTGAAAGTTTTATTTGGGAATGAATATAATCTGTTGATGGCTACTAACGGTCAAGAAGGCGTGGATATGGCTATGAAAGAGTTGCCGGATTTGATAATTTGTGATGTCATGATGCCGATAAAAGACGGATTTGAATGTTGCCGTGAAGTAAAAGAATGCCCGGAAACTTGTAGTATCCCTTTTATTATGCTGACAGCGAAGGTAGAGGATGACGATATTATCCATGGTTTGGAGTTGGGAGCAGATGATTATGTGTTGAAACCTTTCACACCCGGTATTCTGAAAGCGAAAGTCAGTAATTTGATTAATGGCCGTCAGACGTTGAAACAAATGTATGCAAAGTTATTTAAGTTACCTGGAGCAGATGCCGTTGACGCAGATGAAACAGAGCAGCCGGGAGAAGAAGAAGCAAAGGCAGAAGATCCATTTATCACTTCCGTAATTAAAATTGTAGAGGAAAATATCTGTGAAGCTGACTTTAGTGTGAAGAAGCTTGCATCGGAATTAAATATGAGTCAGCCGACTCTTTACCGAAAAGTGAAGCAAAGTACGGACTATACGATTATAGAACTTATCAGGGGAGTACGTATGCGTCGTGCGGGTGTATTGTTGAAAACGAAACAATACGGTGTGCAGGAAGTAGCTGAAATGGTGGGATATAATGATATTCCGACGTTCCGTAAACATTTTGTAGACGCTTTTGGTACTACTCCTTCTACTTATGAATAAAAAAATGAGTACTTTTGCACACGAAAACCCTAAAAACAGGAATTAGAGTGCAAAGGTATTTCATTTATTTGGCTTATGACGGAACCAACTATCACGGTTGGCAGATTCAACCGAATGGGATTAGTGTGCAGGAATGTCTGATGAAAGCGTTATCCACTTTTCTACGTTGCGAGATAGAGGTAGTGGGGGCGGGTAGAACAGACGCCGGAGTACATGCTTCTTTAATGGTGGCTCATTTCGATTATGACGGACTATTAGATACAGTTTCTGTTGCTGAAAAATTGAATCGTTTGTTACCTCCGGATATTTCTGTTTATCGGGTTTGCCGTGTAAAACCGGAAGCTCATGCCCGTTTTGATGCAACAGCAAGGACTTACAAATATTATGTGACAGCAGTGAAGTATCCTTTCAACCGGCAATATCGTTGGCGGATTTATAGTTCGCTGGATTATGAACGGATGAACGAGGCTGCACGTACCCTTTTTGAATATAGTGACTTTACAAGTTTCAGCAAGCTGCATACGGATGTAAAAACCAACATCTGCCATATCACTCATGCCGAATGGACAAAAGTGACGGATGATGAAGCTACTTGGGTGTTTACCATTCGTGCCGACCGCTTCTTGCGAAATATGGTGCGTGCCATAGTAGGTACACTGATTGAAGTGGGACGTGGAAAACTTTCTGTTGAAGATTTCCGAAGAATAATCGAGCAGCAGGATCGTTGCAAGGCCGGGACATCTGCTCCGGGACAAGCCTTGTTCTTGGTCAATGTGGAATATCCGGAAACCTTGTTTATATAACTAATAACTTATAACAATCTTTTATGTGGTTATTATTAGCTTTTCTCTCAGCCACTTTGCTGGGCTTTTATGATGTATTCAAGAAACAGTCGCTGAAAGATAATGCAGTGCTTCCCGTTTTGTTTTTGAATACTTTCTTTTCCAGTCTTGTCTTTCTGCCTTTCATCTTGCTGTCCGTGTATGAGCCGGATTTGTTGGGAGGAACAATATTTAATGTTCCTGTTGCTGGTTGGGAACAGCATAAATATATCATTATCAAGTCATTCATCGTGTTATCCTCATGGATATTCGGGTATTTTGGGATGAAACACCTTCCTATCACTATCGTGGGACCTATCAATGCTACTCGTCCGGTAATGGTGCTTATCGGAGCGATGTTGGTATTTGGCGAAAGGCTGAATCTCTACCAATGGATTGGGGTGATGCTGGCTATTGCTTCTTTTTTCATGTTAAGCCGTTCGGGAAAGAAGGAAGGAATTGATTTTAAGCATAATAAGTGGATATTTTTTATTGTACTGGCCGCAATAACAGGAGCTATCAGCGGATTGTATGATAAATATCTGATGAAATCTCTGAATCCAATGCTGGTGCAGTCATGGTACAATGTCTATCAGGTTTTTATCATGTGTCCTATTCTGCTTCTGCTTTGGTGGCCTAAACGGAAGTCTACCACACCGTTTCGTTGGGACTGGACAATTATCCTGATTTCCGTATTTCTTTCGGCCGCCGATTTCGTTTACTTTTATGCATTGAGTTATGATGATTCTATGATTTCCATTGTTTCGATGATTCGCCGGGGAAGTGTAATTGTTTCTTTCACTTTTGGAGCACTCTTCTTCCGTGAAAAGAATTTAAAAAGCAAAGCGATTGACCTTATACTGGTGTTAATCGGAATGATATTCTTATATTTGGGGTCTAAAAGTTAAAACGGCAGATTCATAATCTGACTATTATAGGTTAAATAAGATTGATATGAAAATAAATAGACTCGTTTCCGCTATATTCTTTTTTGTTGTAGGATTGTTTTCGCTGGCTTCTCTTCAGGCGCAGGAAGCTAAAACTTTGTTTGTGAATATCCCGGATTCATTAACTCCTTTGCTTACTAAAGTAAATCGTGAAGATTGTATTGACTTTTTGGAAAGCAAGATGAAAGCGCAAGTTGAAAACCGTTTTGGTAAAAAGTCGGAAATGACAGAGCTTGGTACGGATTATGTCCGTATGCAAATGTCTCCGCAAACATCTTGGCAGATGAAGGTGTTGGCACTGAGCGATACGACGAAAGTGGTATGTCTGGTCTCTACTGCTTGTGCTCCGGCATGTGATAGCAGTCTGCGTTTCTATACGACCGATTGGAAACCACTTGCAGATTCTCAGTTTATCTCTCTACCGGTGATGAGTGACTTTTTGAGTACTCCTGATTCGACAACTATTTATGATTTTGATGAGGCTCGCCGTTCTGCTGATATGTTGCTGATGAAGGCTGATTTTAGCAAAGATAATTCGGAACTGACTCTTACATTGACCACTCCTGACTATATGGCAAAAGAAACGGCGGAAAAACTAAAACCGTTCCTCCGCCGCCCAATTGTTTATCATTGGAAGAATGGAGTTTTCACTAAGTAAAATCTCCATTCTCAATTTTCTATTCTCACTTTTTTAAGCATTCATTGATGAATGCTACCATTTCCGGTGTATGTTCTTCTACGCTTTGAAGCAATTTGAATTGTGCTTTTGTACGTACCAGATTATGTTCGGGATATTTAATCTTGTAGTAAGTATCTCCATTGATATAATCGGCAAGGAAACGTACACATTGCATATAGGGGAATAAAGCTGCAGCATAGGGAAGATTCTCTATTTCAATAGGAGTCAGGAATGATTTTGCACCTTCCAGATATCCTTTGGTGAATGCTTTGAATATTTCCATATTGAAGTTTACACGATCAAGGTCTTTGTCGTCTTCATCACCGGTGTTGGCTCCCGTGCGTAGGAAATCTCCGTAATCAGAGAATATGAAACTAGGCATTACCGTATCCAGATCAATGACACAAAGCACTTTTCCGTCTTCATCGAACATCATGTTATTTACTTTTGTATCACAGTGGCATACACGTTTAGGAAGTTTGCCTTCGCGGTACAGACGTTCTGCCTTGCACATTTCATCCGCCCGTTTTTCTATTTCATCCAAATAATACTGCACTTCTGCTACGCGTCCGGCTGCGTTGGTTGCAACGGCGTCACGTAATTGTTTCAGGCGGAACTCCATATTATGGAAGTCGGGAATTGTTTCACCTAAAGTCTCAGGAATATCAGCCAGCATAGCCTGGAAGTTACCGAATGCCTGTCCGGCATAATTAGAATATTCCGGATTGACGGTTTCGTATGTCTTGGCGCGAGGAATGAAAACCATTACACGCCAATAGCTGTCGCCGTCGAACCAATAAGTCTTACCTTCTTCAGTAGAAAGAAAGGATAAAACTTTACGGTCAATATCCGATTCTCCGGCTTCGGTCAGTTTCTTACGGATATGGCTTGTGACAGCGGCAATATTGGATTGAAGCATTTCCACATTCTGAAAAATGGCATGGTTGATGCGTTGTAGAACGTAGTCGGGAGCATCTGCTTCCTTGGTGTTTACTTTGTAAGTGTCGTTGATAAGTCCTGCACCTAGTGGCTTGATTTCTTCCACTGTGCCTTGTACTTTGAATTTAGCAACAATGCTAGATAAATCTTTCATGGGTCTTTTCTTTAAAATTTATAATAAGGTTATTGATAATCATATTTGGCTACTTCATTAGCCTGGCTGGCCGAACGGACAGGGACTAGGGTGAAGCCCCAACTATAATCACGGTTAGCCGGTATCTGATGGAAGGGTTCCGGGCGTGCTCCCCAGCTGTCATATCCACCTACTCCTTGTTGTTTCATATCAACACAGACTTCTACAAAGTCTCTCGGAGTAATATCGTTGACGTGATGCATTCTTCTCAATACATTACGCGCAGCCTTTTCGTCATGGTTGGCAACCTCTTCGGGGCTGAAGTTATTCCATTGATAGGGGTGGGGAAGGGCTTCTTCCGAATCGAAATCTTCGATAGAGTTGCGTAAAGCGTTGAAGCCGATAAGGCTGTCGGCAACAATAGCCAGGCCATTCCCTTTATCAGGAGATAGAGCAATCCAACGGGTATCGGTATGGTGTCCGTTTTCCTGCGGACGAACGTAGTTGAAGTACATCTTATCTGCCGTTGTCTTGTATACGCCAACAAGGGTACCATGATTACGGTCAATATAGTTTTCTTCCGGACCGCGACCGAAATATTGTACATTGTTCATTTGGGCGGGCAAACGGAAGCGTACACCGATACGGGGAACTTCCAGTTTGGAAGCTGCTTTGCGGGCAGCATCGCTTCCGGGAGTAAAGGTAGCCATACGCGTAGCTTCGGAAACTTCTGTTTCTGCTGCTTGCATATCCGTAGAAGTGAATTGGGCACTAACATTTACGATACCGCTCGGATAGATTCTGTAAGTGACAACATACAAGTTGCCGGCAGCTAACAAATAAGTGGCTTTTAGCGAGACAACTTTATTCTCAGTAGTCATCTTGACATCTGTCACATGGAAGTTTTTGCTTGATTGCTTCCATACCTGCAAACGTTTAGGAGCACCGTTACCATAGTCATTATCATTAGGAGCACGCCAGAAGTTAGGCTGAATGCCAAAACCGTCTTTGAAATATTCAGTTCCGTCCACTTTATATGAAGTGACTAATCCGCTTTTCTTATTAAATACAAAGTTTACCTTTGAAGAAGATACGGTTAGTTCATCACCTGACGTTGCTGTTGTCAGTGCAGGACCATTAGCTTTATAAATTCTTTTCTCTACCTGAATCGGAAGCTGGAATTGGTCGTATGCTATTTCGTAGCCGGCTGGTATTAGCGGTTCCGGTTCTACTGTTGTCACACTGAAGTTTACAAAATATTCTGTCCCCGGTTGGGATTTTAAGCCGTTTACAGGTACAGTAAACTCTTTGGATGCTTGCGGAGCGATGTCTAAAGAAACTTTTCCGCTTTTTATTGTTTTGTTATTTGAGAGTACGCTATAATGGATCTGATACTTTTTCAGATTGGTAAAGTAAAAACGGTTAGTGATTCTGAACTTGCCGGAAGCAGCGTCAATTGCTTCAAAACCGACATTTTGATGTACATATTTTACTTCAGCCATAGCCGGGTGTGGTCCGCGGTCCGGGTTGACAAGCCCATTGCAAAGGAAGTTACCGTCACTAGGGGCGTTTACACCAAAGTCACCTCCATAAGCCCAGTATTCTCTACCATTTTTGTCTTTCTGGAGCAGACCTTGATCTACCCAGTCCCAAATATATCCTCCCTGAAGGTTAGGATATTTGTAAATAGCTTGCCATTGTCCCCAAAGGTTTCCGGTGGAATTACCCATTGCGTGTGCATATTCCGAAGGAGCTACCGGACGGTCGCTGCCGTTCTTGCCTGTGTTTTCCAACCAACTGGCACCTGGATATTGCGGAACATACATATCGGAGTTCCATTCCCATTGTGCGCGTTCATAGTTAACAGGACGAGCCATGATATTTTTGTCTGCTTCTTTCACCCACAAATATGTTTGATAGAAGTTGTATCCGTTTCCGGCTTCGTTTCCTAACGACCAGAAAGTGACACTCGGGTAATTCTTGTTACGTTCGAACATATTTATAGTACGGTCCATGTGCGGTTTCAACCATTCGGGGTTGTTGCCCAATGAGCCGCCTTTGCGGAGGTCGTAATACATACCGTGACTTTCGATGTTAGCTTCGTCATACACATAGAGCCCGTATTCGTCGCAAAGTTCGTAGAAACGGCGGTCTTGCGGGTAGTGGCAGAGGCGCACACTGTTTAAGTTATGCTGCTTCATGAGCTCAAAATCACGACGCATCAATTCCTCTGTAACGTAATGCCCTGTTGCCGGATTGTGCTCGTGGATATTTACACCTTTGAGTTTCAACGGTTGTCCGTTGATGAATAA
The nucleotide sequence above comes from Bacteroides caccae. Encoded proteins:
- a CDS encoding DMT family transporter, whose translation is MWLLLAFLSATLLGFYDVFKKQSLKDNAVLPVLFLNTFFSSLVFLPFILLSVYEPDLLGGTIFNVPVAGWEQHKYIIIKSFIVLSSWIFGYFGMKHLPITIVGPINATRPVMVLIGAMLVFGERLNLYQWIGVMLAIASFFMLSRSGKKEGIDFKHNKWIFFIVLAAITGAISGLYDKYLMKSLNPMLVQSWYNVYQVFIMCPILLLLWWPKRKSTTPFRWDWTIILISVFLSAADFVYFYALSYDDSMISIVSMIRRGSVIVSFTFGALFFREKNLKSKAIDLILVLIGMIFLYLGSKS
- a CDS encoding phosphotransferase enzyme family protein; this encodes MKDLSSIVAKFKVQGTVEEIKPLGAGLINDTYKVNTKEADAPDYVLQRINHAIFQNVEMLQSNIAAVTSHIRKKLTEAGESDIDRKVLSFLSTEEGKTYWFDGDSYWRVMVFIPRAKTYETVNPEYSNYAGQAFGNFQAMLADIPETLGETIPDFHNMEFRLKQLRDAVATNAAGRVAEVQYYLDEIEKRADEMCKAERLYREGKLPKRVCHCDTKVNNMMFDEDGKVLCVIDLDTVMPSFIFSDYGDFLRTGANTGDEDDKDLDRVNFNMEIFKAFTKGYLEGAKSFLTPIEIENLPYAAALFPYMQCVRFLADYINGDTYYKIKYPEHNLVRTKAQFKLLQSVEEHTPEMVAFINECLKK
- a CDS encoding glycoside hydrolase family 2 TIM barrel-domain containing protein, whose product is MKFRLHPLLLTNIFLGIFSLVVTSAVADNAKKPYWQDVQVVAVNKEYPRSSFMTYDNREDALSGKFERSKFYRLLNGTWKFYFVDSYKDLPDNITDPSVSTDSWYDIQVPGNWEVQGHGVAIYTNHGYEFKARNPQPPILPEATPVGVYRRDIDIPADWDGRDIYLHLAGAKSGVYVYINGKEVGYSEDSKNPAEFLINPYVKPGKNVLTLKIFRWSTGSYLECQDFWRISGIERDVYIYSQPKVAIRDFRVTSTLDDTYKNGIFKLAMDIRNNTSQPSKDYVIGYKVLDPKTDKVIAAFEMNTAIGANQTIPLFEEVKIEVPNVKTWTSEHPNLYKLLMYIKDGDKFTEIVPFNVGFRRIEIKPIEQKAANGKPYVCLFINGQPLKLKGVNIHEHNPATGHYVTEELMRRDFELMKQHNLNSVRLCHYPQDRRFYELCDEYGLYVYDEANIESHGMYYDLRKGGSLGNNPEWLKPHMDRTINMFERNKNYPSVTFWSLGNEAGNGYNFYQTYLWVKEADKNIMARPVNYERAQWEWNSDMYVPQYPGASWLENTGKNGSDRPVAPSEYAHAMGNSTGNLWGQWQAIYKYPNLQGGYIWDWVDQGLLQKDKNGREYWAYGGDFGVNAPSDGNFLCNGLVNPDRGPHPAMAEVKYVHQNVGFEAIDAASGKFRITNRFYFTNLKKYQIHYSVLSNNKTIKSGKVSLDIAPQASKEFTVPVNGLKSQPGTEYFVNFSVTTVEPEPLIPAGYEIAYDQFQLPIQVEKRIYKANGPALTTATSGDELTVSSSKVNFVFNKKSGLVTSYKVDGTEYFKDGFGIQPNFWRAPNDNDYGNGAPKRLQVWKQSSKNFHVTDVKMTTENKVVSLKATYLLAAGNLYVVTYRIYPSGIVNVSAQFTSTDMQAAETEVSEATRMATFTPGSDAARKAASKLEVPRIGVRFRLPAQMNNVQYFGRGPEENYIDRNHGTLVGVYKTTADKMYFNYVRPQENGHHTDTRWIALSPDKGNGLAIVADSLIGFNALRNSIEDFDSEEALPHPYQWNNFSPEEVANHDEKAARNVLRRMHHVNDITPRDFVEVCVDMKQQGVGGYDSWGARPEPFHQIPANRDYSWGFTLVPVRSASQANEVAKYDYQ
- a CDS encoding response regulator, with translation MRKFFFLLLVLSGIFPAYSIDTHWNLEPVVIKNGVSDNTIYNVCYGSDGFIWLSTDKGISRYDGFRFRDYPLIMGIDSLSTPLHQAVKKLCEGPDGLYYALLFQGGITCFDKDIEKFLPVRFDKPLELKDILDFCWNDGSLYLVTSQGLFESRIVRKTEGKHDFVLCLLNPEPLVRGKVAHLCSDGKTNLYFSVNQRKVVHYDLVAKKTSLIKEYSVVNRLFLKHGYLWICRLWDDIICYDLKTNEERVISMEGKDQSEFSNSYVTDLVLKDNRTFYLTTWNGLYKLRFDNDNLCKSPFVLTLLTKNEKAFHSSIENKMTSLFWDDKQQILWVGTFGGGVVKFDISDSMYSRVRQDFGSRVDGMVEDSKGYVWLTVSDGGIMKSTTPVFSLDTHFEPWKKASGFSGRFHIYKGKNGNIWLGNNWGEIVIIDPLTNEVESFHLQNNKGERIQTVIYSLCLDSWNRLWVGTSNGLMQVELETHECKSIKLPEKIKNVFTIAEDKEGNVWIGTDRGLKRLETDGVQIRVEGNIEKENGLEEAAVRTIYVNNYNQIYAAYLNVVIRIDGREKDKLEAIYTLQNGLTNGHVGCMVDDRIGNTWAGNNVGVMTIRNGQDAFYNYLSVGNCSAVCRLNDGRLLWANSWGLIFFDPSATKADCERRQLMLTDIEVGGETILAGEKRNGQLILSGSPEQQKKLVFNSDNNDFHLFFSDLGYGMAERKIAYRLLPLDKDWRMVPLSEGLWFNGLSAGKYTLQAKLVFPDGKEGDVNEILMVVKDKWFQTIWAYIAYVLLLVAFSCFFYIYFKKKEQRKQMHRDREMVLKENLSLEKMKQTQKKEIEALRNGLLMLFVQELRTPLSLIIAPLKELQKDNSQISNLSLQVAYRNSLRMVDACDQLLAIYRQGNPETKLEVAPYSVEKMIDSSVFGVRDLLKVYPIDFRCEKRVKKELEFYVNKKKLEFIIHNLLTNAFTHTHYAGTVYFSVCEIIENNVHYVSLTVEDNGMKKVRTSEQLMSENGTLDNDLSAAQLGFSIMRQMIEAHQGTISLESVEGKGTKVTVNLPVDRAVLESEPNILFIDPEELPEVEPEVLDQLKADSKISENIGRQGPILFPGVLSPKEMAQSVTNEEKKTILIVEDHKDIRLYLKVLFGNEYNLLMATNGQEGVDMAMKELPDLIICDVMMPIKDGFECCREVKECPETCSIPFIMLTAKVEDDDIIHGLELGADDYVLKPFTPGILKAKVSNLINGRQTLKQMYAKLFKLPGADAVDADETEQPGEEEAKAEDPFITSVIKIVEENICEADFSVKKLASELNMSQPTLYRKVKQSTDYTIIELIRGVRMRRAGVLLKTKQYGVQEVAEMVGYNDIPTFRKHFVDAFGTTPSTYE
- a CDS encoding DUF3256 family protein, translated to MKINRLVSAIFFFVVGLFSLASLQAQEAKTLFVNIPDSLTPLLTKVNREDCIDFLESKMKAQVENRFGKKSEMTELGTDYVRMQMSPQTSWQMKVLALSDTTKVVCLVSTACAPACDSSLRFYTTDWKPLADSQFISLPVMSDFLSTPDSTTIYDFDEARRSADMLLMKADFSKDNSELTLTLTTPDYMAKETAEKLKPFLRRPIVYHWKNGVFTK
- the truA gene encoding tRNA pseudouridine(38-40) synthase TruA; translated protein: MQRYFIYLAYDGTNYHGWQIQPNGISVQECLMKALSTFLRCEIEVVGAGRTDAGVHASLMVAHFDYDGLLDTVSVAEKLNRLLPPDISVYRVCRVKPEAHARFDATARTYKYYVTAVKYPFNRQYRWRIYSSLDYERMNEAARTLFEYSDFTSFSKLHTDVKTNICHITHAEWTKVTDDEATWVFTIRADRFLRNMVRAIVGTLIEVGRGKLSVEDFRRIIEQQDRCKAGTSAPGQALFLVNVEYPETLFI